The Trichomycterus rosablanca isolate fTriRos1 chromosome 15, fTriRos1.hap1, whole genome shotgun sequence genome contains a region encoding:
- the spry2 gene encoding protein sprouty homolog 2, whose protein sequence is MDSGDQDGGSSNGGGGSGGLLTLQLIQAVHSCNEYTQSPATWSAVRPEPASCMAMGVKPGDPKDTERSLCLLEGSTDAEPLDAQKGSESVTGDQLRGSDKLRLLGNVVETVAVIETQPTSCRFEQDDLELQGSPSSKPKCPKNEGDLEAAIQEQPRSLELNKEATKLLVSASPEENLVKLESKEHLKKSPRTHPWPCDSCGRCRCKRCASAAPLPLPSCLLCGQRCFCSAESTIDYVTCACCLKALLYHCGSDDEDSSADAPFSCRRQNWCKRWSATAAVTLVLPCLLCYGPLRGCQALCQLCYNCVNRPGCRCKNMKTEL, encoded by the coding sequence ATGGATTCAGGAGACCAGGACGGTGGCAGCAGCAACGGCGGTGGCGGCAGCGGCGGCCTTCTCACGCTCCAGCTGATCCAGGCCGTCCACTCGTGCAATGAATATACGCAGAGTCCTGCGACCTGGTCCGCAGTGAGGCCTGAGCCGGCCTCCTGCATGGCGATGGGGGTGAAGCCGGGCGATCCGAAGGACACCGAACGTTCTTTATGTCTGCTTGAAGGATCCACCGATGCTGAACCTTTGGATGCACAAAAGGGCAGCGAAAGCGTGACTGGAGATCAGCTGAGAGGATCAGACAAGCTAAGGCTTCTGGGAAATGTTGTGGAAACCGTAGCTGTGATAGAGACGCAACCGACGAGCTGCCGTTTCGAACAGGACGATCTGGAGCTGCAGGGAAGTCCTTCCTCCAAACCCAAGTGTCCTAAAAATGAAGGCGATTTAGAGGCAGCGATACAGGAACAGCCGAGGAGCCTCGAATTAAACAAGGAGGCCACGAAGCTGCTCGTGAGCGCCTCGCCCGAGGAAAACCTGGTCAAACTGGAATCGAAAGAGCACCTGAAAAAGTCACCCCGGACGCACCCGTGGCCCTGCGACAGCTGCGGACGCTGCAGGTGCAAACGATGCGCCAGCGCCGCCCCGCTCCCACTCCCCTCGTGCCTGCTGTGCGGGCAGCGCTGCTTCTGCTCGGCCGAGTCGACCATAGATTACGTCACGTGCGCCTGCTGCCTCAAGGCTCTGCTGTACCACTGTGGCAGCGACGACGAGGACAGCAGCGCCGACGCTCCGTTTTCCTGTCGCAGGCAAAACTGGTGTAAGAGATGGAGCGCCACGGCGGCCGTGACGCTCGTCCTGCCGTGCCTGCTGTGCTACGGACCGCTGCGAGGATGCCAAGCGCTCTGCCAACTCTGCTACAACTGTGTCAACCGGCCTGGCTGCCGATGCAAAAACATGAAGACAGAGCTGTAG
- the LOC134329309 gene encoding cell adhesion molecule 4-like: MIKVGLFIQLVLLTAADDSLVIEPSRLVVEHGSRASANCSSKRRPTGIGWEASEGQVDMTTGVQFLTWTVEKLTQWDIKPLCYANFETEQETVPLPVTVYKSPDSVSISFRKHTGAVMEGTVYTLQCDIKNVAPVQNLTVNWYKHQSVLDQATFTNSTKTPVSTSADLQIKPSRTDDGETFRCKATLELGPDGPQPPPTVTSDPLSITVHYKPEFSNHTETIKQTGNVILNCTVTSQPPPVYTWSLGDLNLNHSSSVYSSSSLRSGNYTCTAANSLGSAKKLFIVEGKNGAPPGVTVMNALVILAAVLSVVVVE; this comes from the exons ATGATTAAAGTCGGATTATTTATTCAGCTCGTTCTCCTGACTG CTGCAGATGATTCCCTGGTGATCGAACCCTCCAGGCTGGTGGTGGAACATGGATCTCGAGCCTCAGCCAACTGTTCCAGTAAGAGAAGGCCTACAGGAATAGGCTGGGAGGCCTCAGAGGGACAGGTGGACATGACGACTGGAGTCCAGTTCCTCACGTGGACGGTGGAGAAACTCACACAATGGGATATAAAACCGTTGTGCTATGCTAACTTTGAGACAGAGCAGGAGACGGTGCCACTCCCAGTTACGGTTTACA AGAGTCCGGACAGCGTGTCCATCAGTTTTCGGAAGCACACGGGAGCAGTGATGGAGGGGACCGTCTACACCCTCCAGTGTGACATCAAGAACGTCGCTCCAGTTCAGAATCTTACAGTAAACTGGTACAAACACCAGTCAGTACTGGACCAGGCCACCTTCACCAATTCCACCAAGACTCCAGTAAGTACCTCTGCTGACCTCCAGATCAAACCCAGCAGAACTGATGATGGAGAGACGTTCCGCTGTAAAGCAACACTAGAACTGGGACCGGACGGACCTCAACCTCCTCCTACGGTGACCTCCGACCCTCTCAGCATTACCGTGCACT ATAAACCCGAGTTCTCTAATCACACAGAGACGATTAAACAGACCGGAAACGTGATCCTGAATTGTACGGTGACGTCTCAACCCCCTCCCGTCTACACCTGGAGCTTAGGAGATCTGAACCTGAACCATTCTTCATCTGTTTACTCGTCTTCCTCTCTGAGATCAGGAAACTACACCTGCACCGCCGCAAACTCTCTCGGCTCCGCTAAGAAACTCTTCATCGTTGAGG GTAAGAATGGCGCGCCTCCCGGCGTTACCGtgatgaatgcgctggtgatatTGGCGGCTGTGCTGAGTGTAGTAGTAGTGGAATAG